In Rouxiella sp. WC2420, the following proteins share a genomic window:
- a CDS encoding YcbK family protein, translating to MDQIDKIRRKWLALGGAAMGAAMLPREAFAMLATPRPRVLVINNLHTGETLKTEFFDGKKYNRDELTRLNHLFRDYRAGGQVTKIDPQLFDHLYRLQVALGTNKPVQLVSGYRTLATNNMLRKPGSGVAKHSYHTLGKAMDFHIQGVDLANIRKAALKMRMGGVGYYPRSDFVHIDTGPNRTWS from the coding sequence ATGGACCAAATAGACAAAATTCGTCGTAAATGGCTCGCACTTGGTGGTGCGGCCATGGGCGCAGCGATGCTTCCCCGTGAAGCATTTGCCATGCTTGCCACACCAAGACCCCGTGTTTTGGTGATTAACAACCTCCACACTGGTGAAACCCTCAAAACCGAGTTTTTTGACGGCAAGAAATACAACAGGGATGAGTTGACGCGACTAAATCATTTGTTCCGCGATTATCGCGCTGGCGGCCAGGTCACAAAAATCGATCCTCAACTGTTTGATCACCTCTATCGCTTGCAGGTTGCCCTGGGTACCAATAAGCCGGTACAGCTGGTTTCCGGCTATCGGACCTTAGCGACCAACAATATGTTGCGCAAGCCAGGCAGCGGCGTTGCAAAACACAGTTACCACACGCTGGGAAAGGCCATGGATTTCCATATTCAGGGCGTTGATTTGGCAAATATCCGCAAAGCGGCGTTAAAAATGCGGATGGGTGGTGTAGGATATTATCCACGAAGTGACTTTGTGCACATTGATACCGGACCAAACCGAACCTGGTCCTGA
- a CDS encoding MBL fold metallo-hydrolase, translating to MKYHIIPVTAFSQNCSVIYCPQTQQAAVVDPGGDAEKIIKEVSSLGVTVTQVLLTHGHLDHVGAAAEIAAHYQVPIIGPHKEDAFLLESLPQQARMFGLEDCAAFTPNQWLAEGDVVKVGEETLSVLECPGHTPGHIVFINDAARFAVSGDVIFRGGVGRSDFPRGSHEDLINSIKTKLLPLGDDIVFLPGHGPMSNLGYERKTNPFLQDEQPVW from the coding sequence ATGAAATATCATATCATCCCGGTCACGGCATTCAGCCAGAACTGTTCAGTTATCTATTGTCCCCAAACTCAGCAGGCCGCAGTAGTTGATCCCGGCGGTGACGCCGAAAAAATCATCAAAGAAGTCAGCTCGTTGGGTGTGACTGTGACCCAGGTTTTGCTGACCCATGGGCACCTTGATCACGTAGGGGCCGCCGCTGAGATTGCCGCGCATTATCAGGTGCCAATTATTGGCCCGCATAAAGAAGATGCCTTCTTGCTGGAGTCTCTGCCACAGCAGGCAAGGATGTTTGGGCTGGAGGATTGCGCAGCTTTCACGCCAAATCAGTGGCTTGCCGAGGGCGACGTGGTCAAGGTCGGCGAAGAAACTCTGTCTGTTCTTGAATGTCCTGGGCATACTCCGGGTCATATCGTGTTTATCAACGATGCTGCTAGATTCGCTGTCTCAGGGGATGTGATTTTCAGGGGCGGAGTGGGGCGCAGCGATTTTCCACGCGGCAGTCATGAAGATTTAATTAACTCGATCAAAACCAAACTGCTGCCTCTGGGCGATGACATTGTGTTTCTGCCGGGACACGGCCCAATGTCCAATCTAGGCTATGAAAGAAAGACGAATCCGTTCCTGCAGGATGAGCAGCCAGTCTGGTAA
- the ldtD gene encoding L,D-transpeptidase, with translation MMLKRNESLRVLLAGSLLAASIAPLTQSYAAMPTMPVRTTTLSSVQSMNHLQAELPIGVKPLYLSTLSSLYAANHMQAMWQDRDAVHQFQQQLAEVAISGIQPQFTQWVRWLTDPSIKGMARDVVLSDAMIGYLQFTSGVEVNGSNWLYSNTPYKMTTPPLTVINQWQLAVRHGTTAHYVTTLEPQHPQYKKMHAALKTLLADSQTWPQMTSRVSLRPGQVSDDVPVLRQILARSASMIDVTDNSTPAPTAETIAQNPTNNNVEDFSVDETADKTQKPTPAVSPSATSVQDVLPTPTPDSTQTPATQTGSAPIVTVSDNIYTPQLVDAVKRFQKWQGLEADGIIGPGTRQWLNASPRLRATLLALNIQRLRILPGDVSTGIMVNIPNYSLKYYLNGSEVLASRVIVGRPSRKTPLMSSVLSNVVLNPPWNVPTTLVREDIVPKVMRDPSYLQKHGFQLLSGWSNDAEVIDPSTINWSMVSPDHFPYRVRQEAGSMSALGRYKFNMPSSDAIYLHDTPNHNLFQRDARALSSGCVRVNKASELANMLLQDTGWNDARISSTVQGGSTTFVPIRHRIPVKLFYLTAWVAEDGKPQFRTDIYNYDSTVRSGAQILTQAEKLL, from the coding sequence ATGATGCTTAAGCGTAATGAGTCTCTGAGGGTGCTGCTGGCGGGGAGTTTGTTGGCTGCCAGTATTGCCCCATTAACCCAGAGCTATGCGGCAATGCCGACAATGCCGGTGAGAACCACCACGCTTTCCAGCGTGCAAAGTATGAATCACCTGCAGGCTGAGCTGCCGATTGGGGTTAAGCCGCTGTATCTTTCCACTTTGTCCTCGCTCTATGCGGCCAACCATATGCAGGCAATGTGGCAGGACAGGGACGCCGTGCATCAATTCCAGCAGCAGCTGGCAGAGGTGGCGATCTCCGGTATTCAGCCGCAGTTTACTCAATGGGTGAGATGGCTGACCGATCCAAGCATCAAAGGCATGGCCCGCGATGTCGTGCTGTCCGACGCGATGATAGGCTACCTGCAATTTACCAGCGGAGTTGAGGTCAACGGCAGTAACTGGCTGTACAGTAATACTCCTTATAAAATGACTACGCCGCCGCTGACAGTCATCAATCAGTGGCAGCTTGCGGTGCGCCACGGGACGACGGCCCATTACGTGACGACGCTGGAGCCGCAGCATCCGCAGTACAAGAAAATGCATGCTGCGTTGAAGACTTTGCTGGCCGATAGTCAAACCTGGCCGCAAATGACGAGTCGCGTTAGTCTGCGTCCTGGACAGGTCAGCGACGACGTGCCGGTACTGCGCCAAATCCTGGCTCGCAGTGCTTCAATGATTGACGTAACTGATAATTCGACCCCGGCTCCAACTGCAGAAACTATCGCCCAGAATCCGACCAATAATAATGTCGAGGATTTCTCTGTCGATGAGACAGCTGATAAAACTCAGAAACCGACCCCGGCAGTCAGTCCTTCAGCGACCTCGGTACAAGACGTTTTGCCGACACCGACTCCTGATTCAACTCAGACGCCAGCCACACAGACAGGTTCTGCGCCGATTGTGACTGTGTCTGATAACATTTATACCCCTCAGCTGGTGGACGCGGTTAAGCGATTCCAGAAATGGCAGGGGCTGGAGGCTGACGGTATCATTGGCCCCGGCACTCGTCAGTGGCTGAATGCATCGCCGCGACTGCGTGCCACTTTGCTGGCGTTGAATATTCAGCGACTGCGGATTCTGCCGGGTGATGTCAGCACCGGCATCATGGTCAATATTCCGAACTATTCGCTGAAATACTATCTTAACGGCAGTGAAGTCTTGGCTTCCCGAGTGATTGTCGGCAGGCCAAGCCGCAAGACGCCGTTGATGAGTAGCGTCTTGAGTAACGTGGTGCTGAACCCGCCGTGGAATGTGCCAACCACTTTGGTGCGTGAAGATATCGTACCTAAAGTGATGCGTGACCCGAGCTATTTGCAAAAACATGGCTTCCAGCTGTTATCTGGTTGGAGCAATGATGCGGAAGTGATTGATCCTTCAACCATCAACTGGAGCATGGTATCACCGGACCACTTCCCGTACCGCGTTCGCCAGGAAGCTGGTTCGATGAGCGCGCTGGGTCGTTACAAATTCAATATGCCAAGCTCGGACGCAATCTATCTTCACGATACGCCAAATCACAATCTGTTCCAGCGCGATGCGCGTGCTCTAAGCTCTGGCTGTGTGCGTGTCAATAAAGCTTCCGAGCTGGCAAATATGCTGCTGCAGGATACGGGTTGGAATGACGCAAGGATCTCTTCAACTGTGCAGGGTGGCAGCACGACATTTGTGCCGATTCGCCATCGCATACCGGTAAAATTGTTCTATCTGACAGCTTGGGTCGCGGAAGATGGTAAGCCTCAATTCCGTACAGATATTTACAATTATGATTCCACAGTGAGATCTGGCGCACAAATCCTGACACAGGCAGAAAAATTGCTTTAA
- a CDS encoding amino acid aminotransferase encodes MFEKITAAPADPILGLTDLFRADARQDKINLGIGVYKDETGKTPVLASVKKAEQFLLENETTKTYLSIDGLPDFAHCTQELLFGADSALIRDKRARTAQTPGGTGALRIAADFVATQTDAKRVWISNPSWPNHVGVFSSAGLEVAEYNYYDAEKHALDFDGMLKSLSEAKAGDIVLFHGCCHNPTGIDPTVAQWQQLAELSVANGWLPLFDFAYQGFAKGLEEDAQGLRIFAAKHHELLVASSFSKNFGLYNERVGAFTLVTADAETADRAFSQVKSVIRTNYSNPPAHGAAVVATILGNPALRAQWEQELSDMRQRIHRMRELFVTTLQQKGASQDFSFIIEQNGMFSFSGLSKDQVLRLRSEFGVYAVNSGRINVAGITLDNMALLCEAIAAVL; translated from the coding sequence ATGTTTGAAAAAATCACTGCCGCACCCGCTGATCCTATCCTGGGTCTTACCGATCTTTTCCGCGCTGACGCTCGTCAGGACAAAATTAACCTGGGGATTGGTGTATATAAAGACGAAACAGGTAAGACACCGGTTCTCGCCAGTGTAAAAAAAGCCGAACAATTCTTGCTGGAGAATGAAACCACTAAAACTTATCTGAGCATCGATGGTTTGCCGGACTTCGCCCACTGCACGCAAGAACTGCTGTTTGGTGCCGATAGCGCCCTGATTCGCGACAAGCGTGCGCGTACTGCTCAGACTCCTGGCGGCACTGGAGCACTGCGTATCGCCGCTGATTTCGTTGCCACCCAGACCGACGCCAAACGCGTTTGGATAAGCAATCCAAGCTGGCCAAACCACGTTGGCGTATTTTCTTCCGCTGGCCTGGAAGTTGCAGAATACAATTATTATGACGCCGAAAAGCACGCTTTAGATTTTGACGGCATGTTGAAAAGCCTGAGCGAAGCCAAAGCGGGCGATATCGTGTTGTTCCACGGCTGCTGCCATAACCCGACCGGTATCGACCCTACCGTGGCGCAATGGCAACAACTGGCAGAACTTTCCGTAGCTAACGGTTGGCTGCCGCTGTTCGACTTCGCCTATCAGGGCTTCGCAAAGGGGCTAGAGGAAGACGCACAAGGTCTGCGAATCTTTGCTGCCAAACATCATGAACTGCTGGTTGCCAGCTCGTTCTCGAAAAACTTTGGCCTGTATAACGAGCGCGTAGGTGCTTTCACTCTGGTAACTGCCGACGCTGAAACTGCCGATCGCGCTTTCAGTCAGGTGAAATCGGTAATTCGCACCAACTACTCCAACCCACCGGCGCATGGTGCTGCGGTAGTCGCTACTATTCTTGGCAACCCCGCGCTGCGTGCGCAGTGGGAACAAGAGTTAAGCGATATGCGCCAGCGTATTCACCGCATGCGCGAGCTGTTTGTCACTACTTTGCAGCAGAAAGGCGCCAGCCAGGATTTCAGCTTTATCATTGAACAGAACGGTATGTTCTCGTTCAGCGGACTGAGCAAAGATCAGGTTCTGCGCCTGCGTTCAGAATTTGGTGTTTACGCGGTGAATTCTGGTCGTATCAATGTTGCCGGCATCACGCTGGACAACATGGCGCTACTGTGTGAAGCCATTGCCGCCGTTTTATAA
- a CDS encoding porin produces the protein MMKRNILAVVIPALLAAGAANAAEIYNKDGNKLDLYGKVDGLHYFSNDDGSDGDQSYVRFGFKGETKINDNITGYGQWEYNIQANNSEGSDAQSGNKTRLGFAGLKFNEYGSFDYGRNYGLMYDTIGWTDMMPEYGGDSGYSDGYLSGRSTGVATYRNNNFFGLVDGWDFAVQYQGKNDRDNGDILRGNGDGYALSTSYTSSIGLGIVGSWSESNRTDGQKDLVYGNGKNKAKSWGTAVKYDANNIYIAALYTETRDAARIDVSDDLQGFANKAITTEVIAQYQFDFGLRPSIAYVQSKGKDIEGIGSANLYKYYDVGATYYFNKNMSTYVDYKINQLKKDNPLGLANDDIVAVGLVYQF, from the coding sequence ATGATGAAGCGCAACATTCTTGCAGTGGTAATTCCAGCCTTGTTAGCTGCTGGCGCAGCTAATGCAGCCGAAATCTATAATAAAGACGGCAATAAGCTGGATCTGTACGGTAAAGTCGACGGATTGCATTATTTCTCTAACGATGACGGCAGCGATGGCGATCAGTCATACGTGCGTTTCGGCTTCAAAGGCGAAACCAAAATCAATGACAACATCACCGGTTACGGCCAGTGGGAATACAACATTCAGGCTAATAATTCGGAAGGTTCTGACGCGCAAAGCGGCAACAAAACCCGTCTGGGCTTCGCTGGTCTGAAATTTAATGAATACGGTTCTTTCGACTACGGTCGTAACTACGGTCTGATGTACGACACTATCGGCTGGACCGATATGATGCCTGAATACGGCGGCGACTCTGGTTACTCGGACGGTTACTTGTCTGGTCGTTCTACCGGCGTAGCAACTTACCGTAACAACAACTTCTTTGGTCTGGTAGACGGTTGGGACTTCGCCGTTCAGTACCAGGGCAAAAACGACCGTGACAACGGCGACATTCTGCGTGGAAACGGTGACGGCTATGCGCTGTCAACCTCTTACACCTCTTCAATCGGCCTGGGCATCGTAGGTTCTTGGTCTGAGTCCAACCGTACCGATGGCCAGAAAGACTTGGTTTACGGCAACGGTAAAAACAAAGCTAAAAGCTGGGGTACTGCAGTTAAGTATGATGCCAACAACATCTACATCGCTGCTCTCTACACCGAAACTCGCGATGCAGCCCGCATTGATGTGAGCGACGATCTGCAAGGCTTCGCCAACAAAGCGATCACCACAGAAGTTATCGCTCAGTACCAGTTCGACTTTGGCCTGCGCCCTTCTATCGCCTATGTTCAGTCTAAAGGCAAAGATATCGAAGGTATCGGCTCAGCTAACCTGTACAAATACTACGACGTTGGCGCGACTTACTACTTCAACAAAAACATGTCTACCTATGTTGACTACAAAATCAACCAGTTGAAGAAAGACAACCCACTGGGTCTGGCGAATGACGACATCGTTGCTGTTGGTCTGGTTTACCAGTTCTAA